The DNA window AATTCCATTTactgtctaagtgtgtgtctTGTTCTAGATATGTTTATGCTACTGTAGATTTGTTTAGCCTAGTTTTTATTTAAGTCATAGTATATTATAGAAGCAGTTCAGGTTTGTACTCTCTTTTTCATGTTTTGTACACTGAATGTAAATCTTACAAGGAATGGCAGAAATGTGTGTCCGTGAAAGCTCTGACAGGCGACGAAGAAAACAAGCACTCGtccgatcacagaaaatgtTTGTAAACGTTTTAAACGTGTTAAGAGACGAGGTTTTAAACCTACACCTGAATATGCAATGGTACTTGTGCCTCATTTTGATAGAGTGCTGATTCAAAGCATTCTACTTACGGTTAATCAAAATGATGGATGAAATAGATTTCCTATCACGATGTAACAAAAAACTTCACAGAAATCGAAGTTTATGCAGAAACTAAAGGAACACTATGAAGGTATGCAGTATCTTAAGGCTGGATTTGTGGGCTGTGAAGTTTCCTGTATATATTGCTCATTCTATGCTTTTCAGTTCAGTATATCTGCAAATACTGAATGACTTTTCCAACCTAATATTTGTAGCTGGATTTCATAATATTTAAGTAACCAAAGCTACAAGCACTAATTCCATCATCCCTATTCTTAGCTAGTCAGAACTTTATCTGTGGAAACTCTCAAAGGCATGCGATAATGGGACCTTGATGTTAAATTATTCCTTCATCCTTTAAGGAAAGATAATGCATTTATGAGGTCATCCAATGCcatcagtatttatttaatcactAAACTGTGATTAGAGGAATGGCATAGTAACTAGTGTTTACATGATCATTAAAATATGATGCGTTAGAAATATGTCAAGTTAGAAATGTGTAAACATTAAGGAATAgattaaggaataaaacctgACACAACATGTTGTTATGGTAATTTAATGGATGATGTGTTGGTGTGAAGCAGCCCAACATACTGTAAAGCACAGTCACGACACGATCCTGatttatacaaaaacaaattgtcaacaaatacatttttaaaatgatctctttacagtatgttgtactttttaattgtttttagttacatttaatgccagttagttagttagtttgttcCATTAAACAGCTGTAAACATCTGGTTACATTTTCTGTAACAAGGATTGACATTTTACTAATAAACTAAAAAGGTCTCGAGGACCTGAGGACGTTCTTGTGATGGAAAACTTAAAGTTGCAATTTGTTACTACAGAAATATTAACGTATTAGGACGAACGTGTCGATATAAACGTAGTTTAAAGCTAGAAATATAGTCAGGACTGActgctgtaataaaaaataaatcaacaccttctgaccaatcagaactgagaattcaacagcgctgtgGTGGAACGTACAATCTCAACTCCACCCATGACTCTcaattttgtgttttgaaaCACAGTCCTGGCTTATCCTGGCTGGATTGAGTACGTCTTGTAAATCTTTGCTAATTCACTATTTCCAAGAATATCTACAGAcctatctgtactttactttgtaGATATGAACTGAGTTTGATGCTTACAAGAATAAGCCTTTTGTATTTGCATGATATTACTCAAAAGAATAACTTACATCAGTTTAACTGACCAAAGATGATTATTATTGACGCAATTGCAGACAGTTTTGAGAATTTTGGGCCAACAGTTCCAGGTATCTTGTTTTGATGAATATTGGTGCTTTAAAACCAATATGTTTGATAATACTTTGGTCCAAATTGAACATAAAGATGATGTTCAGCTTGGAATGAGTCCATGTATCTTAAACATAGTCTAATTATAATCTTTTGAGAAATGTTCCTTTAACTgcgtacattatttatttatgtaatatttaatattctagCACAATCACAGGCTGATTATAACAAATCGGACTCTTCTTTCATTACAACTCACAGATTTTACTCTAGAGTAAAAAAAACGGTTGAGAGTTAAGTCTAAGAAGAGCCGAGAATTTTgcagaatataaataatgactGATTAGatcattattaaatgttttataaatggcAAATCCGAAAATCTCGTAAAGATCTTGCCAGCACATTTGACTAAATATGTCAGTCTTATCTACTTTAAGGTAAACTGTGCTTGATTCAGATGACTTTTTAAACTGAATCAAACCTCATGTTTACTGAgactttttcattcttttattatttacttgaGAAAATCTGTCACATATCATGACTTAAAAGATCATTTTTGCTGTATAGTTATTTTAAACAGCTTCATACACAAATTTTGTGTTCAATAAAACAAGCTCATTATATAAAATGCTTGTTTTGAAAGCTGGTAGATGTTTTATGAGATGTTGATGAGAACTCTAAAGAAGGTGACAATGGTGTTGTATATAGAAGAAATACAGCGCATGTTTTCAGGCATGGTGCTACTCACACCAGCTTGGTTTAAATTGTTCAAATTGTCTACAAATGTTGTATATTGCATAACAATTGGCATctgtatttctatttcttttttgttcagaTTCTCAGCCGAAATGCATGAGGTGTGTTTTCTGCTTTGTGTAAAACTGCATCTAAAATCCTGGCTGATAAAATGAACAAGTATGTGAgtgaggttttttgtttgtttgttgcttggttggttggttttaCCCCAGCGGTTGTCAAATTGACATCCGGGGACCTCTAGGGGGAGTAGAAAATTCACAATTCTGAAAATCACAAATCTACtttgaataaatgtttatgaaTACTCTGATATGTATGGAGTCATTTACTGTAAATGCAACATGATACACTGTGCTTCATGATCCAAAATGTATGCTTTATGAAGTAGTAGTAAAGCAAATAATTTGAACTTTTCCACCTTGGAttgttctcactcactcactcactcactcattttctaccacttatccgaacttctcgggtcacagggagcctgtgcctatctcaggcatcatcgggcatcaaggcaggatacaccctggacagagtgccaacccatcacagggcacacacacactctcattcactcacgcaatcacacactacggacaatttttccagagatgccaatcaacctaccatgtctttggaccgggggaggaaaccggagtacccggaggaaaccccagaggcacgtggagaacatgcaaactccacacacacaaggcggaggcgagaattgaaccccgaccctggaggtgtgaggggaacgtgctaaccactaagccaccgtgtccccccaccTTGGATTGTTAAAATCTAAACTGGACTTTGGATGAACTAGCTTCTATGTTAGgttaaaaagtgtcaaaggaACTTGAAGCACATGCTACAATTATCAGTGAATCATAAAACTCACACAAGGAAGATCCAGCCAGCATCTGATTATATTAATAgatcatttttaatatacagtCATGATGTAGcataatgtaataatacataCTAATTTCTGGGTATTGAAAAGATTATTATAgaacaaagtattttttataCCAATCGTATacggaaaataatcaacaatgtgTTGGTGTAATGCCACCTGATGTGAAGCACATTTACTGTCACCACTTCaaagttaattattttccaataacatcaCATCCTGAAgcatttatttctcttaaaaAACTGTTAATCTAGTTAGCTCTTTATCAGTCGCTCCCTCACCAGTTAATAAgccattattatttttcatattacAGAGAAAGTAGAAAACATCTTTACCtctgatttatttactattttatagAAATCACAACCAGAACTAGTACTACTACTGCTTTTACTGCTGTCATTTAAAATTAACCAACACCCAACAACTAAAAATTATCAGGAATGGAAAAGCATACAGtaattatgtgtttattttcatttcatgaagaaaaaaaaagatttaatttaTAGTACACTagagatgatcagtggtgctgaattGTTTCCATTGTCATCTAACCCAGGATTGATGAATGGATAGAGTTTGTCAGTAAACAACTGACCAGTGAAAGAGAATATATGACACCTGGCCTCTACATCATGAAATGAAACCAGACCCTCCTCATAATCAACAAACACTCCCACCTTCTGTGGTGTCTTTCCCTGTGAGATCAGGATCTTAGTACCTTCAAAAACATAGCACTCATTCCCATTCCTCCCAGCCATAGTCCAGAACCCATTTTCAGGTGCCATCATTAGGTCCACCTTCCTATTAGCGGACTCACTGACCACTCCTAAAGTCCACATAGTCTTCCTATTGACCTGCACCTCAAAGTAAAATCTCCCTGAAGAGAAACCCTGCTTTCCCAGGACCATGTAGAAATAAGTAAACCTTTGGGGATTGTCAGGGAGATTTTGTGCTGTGTCTCCATATCTCACTTGCTTTTGATCACAAGACAGGAAGAGATTGGGATGGGCTGTGTCAGGATCCAGAGTTATATCCACTAAAAGAAACACATAGTGTTTGAAAGAAGAATGCAGGGATCTGCTGAATCATTAGCTAGTACACTGAAGTAAATTACAATAGATATAAAAGGTCTACACAATCCTGTAAATACTGCAGGTtactaaataaagaaaaataaatgtgcaATAAGTGGGCTGCATACGTGCGCACACTTCTTAACTAATACTTTTGTTAAAAAAGGATTGTATTGCTTATTTGAAAAAGGTTTGTTCTCCATATTCAGCTCTTTAAGTCCTGCATATTTTAACTGGTATTTGGAGTTGTCTATGATTCCCTCGGTCTTGGCTAGAGTCCCAGATGCAGCCCCTTATCACAAtgcttccaccaccatgcttcactatTCGCATTGTGTTCTTTGAATGACAAACTCTCTTCTTGTCCCACCAaacataatttataattaaatacaaaaatgtatctTGTAATCTTGAAAAATGTAGGTGGGCttcaatgttatttatttctatcgAGCCagctcaacaaataaaaaaaaatacaagacaatgtAGTCACATTGTCAGGAGTGACCAGTTCTTGCCAGTCATCTTTAAAAGAAAGTCTTGTTGTTTGAAACGTCACTGTGATGCTCAATTATCTCCATTTGTTGATCATGGAAAACTGACATAATTTATCTTTACTGACTTCATCACAGAAACCTGCAATTTTaccaggggtgtgtagacttttagATGCATAGTGTATTTCCAGAAGGAAATGTAGAGCTTGCAAAGATCTggctaaataaacaaataaagctaATAGAGCAAAGATAATTATGACTTATAGACCAGATCCGAGTTTCCTTTGCCACATCTATCCATTGGCACATTATTTCAAGTACATTAAAATTATGCAGAACTTAACATTAGGTAGAAACGATCTATAATCTTTTATTTAGATGGGTGTACATTTGAAAACTTTCTaaatcatctatctatccatccatctatctatctatctatctatctatctatctatctatctatctatctatctatctatctatctatctaccatCTTACCactctttaaattttaattttttaaatcactttttttaaaaactttaaattttGAGTGTGGGGAAAAATCTGCACAATACCTGCATACAGCTGAATCCTCCTCAGATCTGTGGACATGgattacaaaataaatccaaTGAATAATGCCAGAAtaacttgtatttaaatgtacatacaACAACGGTATAGaaaatttgtttactttgttcTGAAGTTATTTATTCCTCAGCAatagaatcttttttttatccatttatcgTCATGAAACGTCCAAAAGACAAGCTCTTCTCGTTATGGTGATAGTAGGTATGATAGGTGGTGATAGTATCTGTAAATGGTCATTAAAACTCTCAGATTCTTACCTATGTCTCCAAGTGACTGAGACAGAGTTTCCAAGAGGTTAGTCAGAGCATCCCACAGACTACTCACACTTAGACCAGTGTTTAGACTGATGTCTGTCCAGTCTTTGGTTGATGGAGGTCTGTGCACAGATGAGTAAATCTAAGAAGACAGAAGAGGAACCTTTCAGCATGGAACTGTAGGTCTGTGGAGTTTTGCACTGAGATTGGAGAAAGAGTGAATCAATGACCTTTAGGAGATGGAGATGATCCTCATTGTTTAAGATCTGCTCCAGTTCACTAGCTCTCCTCTTTAGCACTGTGATTTCCTGCTGCAGGTCTTTAATGAGTTCTTCAGCCTGATTTTCCACTAATTTTTGCTTCTTCTCTGTTAGTTCGCACAGCACAGATTGACTTGTATGTATGTAATCGACCAGTGCAGAGAAGACTTCGATGCCGTCTTTGTTCTCGGTCACTGTGATTGTCTAAAAGAATGCATCACTTTTATCACAAGCCATCATATTAAACTTACTATATGAGAGAAAGGTTTCGCCAACATCGATTCAAAATTTTATATCATTGGATGTATGATTCACCCACTCTGCAAAGTTCTACTCTGTTCTTGATTTCTTGAATCTTCTCCAGTCGGTCCCGGATCATGTGCTGCACTTCTTTTCTTGAGTTTTCCAGCTGAGTctgaaatccaaaaaaaaaatcatattttagattcattcattcattcattttctaccgcttatccgaactacctcgggtcacggggagcctgtgcctatctcaggcgtcattgggcatcaaggcaggatacaccctggacggagtgccaacccatcgcagggcagacacacacacactctcattcacaattcgcaatcacacactacggataattttccagaaatgccaatcaacctaccatgcatgtctttggactgggggaggaaaccggaaaccggagattttaaataaaaaaaaaaaaagtgtacagtGGCACCGATATCAGTCTAATATTAGGGGTGGTGACTCGGGTTGGTGACCTTTATAGTATTTTAGCCTTTGGTTGGAATTCTCCTGGCTTTGTCCAAAAAAAAGACCTACCATCCGCTCCATCCAAGTttgataaagatttatttaagaaTACGCCTGATCTCCAGAAGTCTGTCTGTTCAGCTTATTTTGCAAATTTCACACTTGCTTTCATATTCTTGAGGTAGATGAATCATTTAGTTGTATCTGGAAATCCTACTGTCTATCTTCATCTTTAATATTTGTGCAAACATACTATGAGAAAATCTATGAGACCAAATAGAAGATTAATGAGAACCAAAGTGTTGAACCAAACTTACTGACTGTTCCTCatctgaaactggagactccttctattaCCTTTAATTAAACCTCTTCTAAAACAAATCTGTCCTTAAATAACAAaccatttactttatttatagcGTGCTTGCTAATCAGCCTCTCTCACCTTCCTCTGTCCAGTCTCGTCCTCTAAATTACTGACTGTGTGATTCCTGTGACCCACTTCAACGCAGAACTCGCACAAGAACATCTGATCGTCTTTACAGAACATCTCCAGCGGTCTCTGATGCTTTTTGCAAATGTAGTCTGCCAAGTTCTTCAAAGggtttattaatttgtgttttaGAAGTTTTTCAACGTGAGTATGAGGCTCTAGATGAGACATACAAAAAGTCATCCCACAATCCAGGCAGGATTTTAGAGCCTTCTGCTTATTTACATTGCAAATGTCACATAGAACATCAGTTTCACTAAGagtatttttcttcttaaagTGCTCGATAATCTCACTTAGAGATGTGTTAATTTTGACTTCTGGTCTTTTGGTGAATTCCTCTTTGCATGATGGACAACAGCAGATTTCACATTTGTTCCAGAATTGTGTAAGGCAGCTCTTGCAGAAATTGTGTCCACATGGAGTCGTGACTGGATCAGTGAAGACCTCCAGACAGGTTGAACACAACAACGATGCTTGATACAGGAGGTTCTTGGAGTCATGTGTATCTGTTTgatatttcagaataaaaataacgaaataaacattatttcaaTCATTATTATGCACTTGAAATCAATGGTTATACTTCACTCCTTGaaccccatccatccatccatccatccattttctaccgcttatccggggccgggtcgcgggggcagcaatctaagcagggacacccagacttccctctccccagacacttcctccagctcttccggggaataccgaggcgttcccaggccagcgaagagacatagtccctccagcgtgtcctaggtcttccccggggcctcctcccggttggacatgcccggaacagctccccagggaggcgtccaggaggcatccgaaacagatgcccgagccacctcagctgacccctctcaatgtggaggagcagcggctctactctgagctcctcccgagtgactgaactcctcaccctatctctaagggtgcgcccagccaccctgcggaggaaactcatttcggccgcctgtatcttgtcctttcggtcatgacccaaagctcatgaccataggtgagggtaggaacgtagatcgactggtaaatagagagcttcgccttgcggctcagccttttcttcaccacaacagatctattgtgtatatcgaccgcatcactgcagaagatacaccgatccgcctgtcgatctcccgttccatccttccctcacttctgaacaggaccccaagatacttaaactcctccacttgaggcaggagctctccaccaacctgaagggggcaagccacccttttccggctgagaaccatggcctcggacttggaggtgctgattctcatccccgccacttcacactcggctgcaaaccgtcccagtgcatgctgaaggtcctgatttgaagaagccaacaggacaacatcatctgcaaaaagcagagacgaaatcctgtggtccccaaagcggactccctccggcccccgactgcggctagaaatcctgtccatataaataatgaacaggacaggtgaaagggcagccctgtcggagtccaacatgtaccgggaacaagtctgacttactgccggcaatgcaaaccaaactcctgctccggtcatatagggaccggacagcccttagcagaggaccccgaaccccatactcccagagcaccccccacaggtcaccacgagggacacagtcaaatgccttctccagatcaaatgccttctccagatccactggAGTATTcatgggcaaactcccatgaaccctccagcaacctggtgagggtatagagatggtccagtgttccacggccaggacgaaacccgcattgttcctcctgaatccaaggttcgactattgGCCGAATTCTcatctccagtaccctggcatagacttttccggggagtctgaggagtgtgatccccctgtagttggaacacaccctccagtccctcttcttaaacagagggaccaccaccccagtctgccagtccagaggcactgtccccaaccgccacgcgatgttgcagtgccgtgtcaaccaagacagccccacaacatccagagaattaaggtactcagggcggatctcatccacccccggtgccttgccaccgaggagcttctcaactacctcagtgacctcagctcgggggatcgacgagtccacaaccaagccctccgcctctgcttcctcaatggaagacatgttggtggggttgaggagatcctcgaagtactccttccaccgtccgaggatgtcaccagtcgaagtcagcagattcccaatcccactgtaaacagtgtgagcagggcactgcttccccctcctgaggcaccggacagtttgccagaatttcttcgaggccaaccgatagtccttctccatggcctcaccgaactcctcccagacccgagtttttgcctctgcaacacccgggctgaagctcgcttggccctccggtacctatcagctgcctccggagtcccccgagccaaccaggctcgataggactccttcttcagcttgacggcatcccttacttccggggtccaccaccgggttcggggattgccgccacgacaggcacctgAGACCTtatggccacagctccgtgcagctgcatcgacaatggaggtggagaacatggtccactcgtactcaatgtctccaacctccctcgggatctggttgaagctctgccggaggtgagagttgaagatctctctgataggagactctgccaaacgttcccagcggaccctcacagtacgtttgggtctgaccagtctgtccaacttccttccctgccatcggacccaactcaccaccaggtggtgatcggttgacagctccgcccctctctttacccgagtgtccaagacaaacggccggaggtcagatgaaacaaccacaaagtcgatcatcgacttccgacctagggtgtcctggtgccatgtgtactgatggacacccttatgcttgaacatggtgttcgttatggacaaactgtgactagcacagaagtccaataacagaacaccactcgggttcagttcggggggccgttcctcccaatcacgcccctccaggtgtcactgtcgctgcccacgtgagcgttgaagtcacACAGTAGAatgacggagtccccggtcggggcactttctagtacccctcccagagatgccaagaaggtcgggtactctacactgccatttggcccataagcacaaataacagtgagagacctctccccgacctgaaggcgcagggaaacgaccctctcgttcaccggggtgaactctcCTTGAAACCCTTTGGACATTAATAGTTGAAtgctatgtttttttaatgctaaataGTGGTGACTACACTGataaaacatttccttttcATATTTCTCACCTTGTACATGTCAAGTTTTTAATCTatctgtgtaacagtaactttgTGCTAATGCAACcctatgtttttttaatgatgtattAAATAACTAGGTTTCTTCAAAAGCTTTGAATTTATATCTCTGTGTTGACTGCATTAAATTATggtatgtattttatatttcttcGTAAGAAGAATGTTTATTTGCTGCTTACCATTTTGAAATGATGAAAGGTTTTCTCCATGGAAGTGTTTAATTAGTTTAACGTAGCGTGTGAACTAAGCTAAGGTGCTGTCTTGCTATTAATCTGATAATAAATTAGTTTTATGAACACTAATGCAACCTGAATTCTCTTTCAGTGCTCTTGGAAACTGGGCAGATGATCATGCTACATGAATTTGTGTTCTAGCTTTATATTAGCTTTGTGTTAGCtcagacaaaacaaaggaaaacaggaGGGAAAATGTACACTTACGTCCTTATTCACAGTCCTAATCACCACGCACTTAAGTTCTAACCTTTATGAAGAGACGTTCACAACCATGCCACACATCTTTACGAGTTTGACCCTGTATTTGTATTTCGTTTTCTGTTTCCTATCCTAGCCCAGTTTGTTATGTTTGTTGGTCGCTTGACCTGTGCCTTTTTGGTATGGATTGTTTGTTAATGTGTCATTAAAGCTTAGggttctcaagttttgaagacaggcaagcgtgacaatCTCCAACAAcccacaataaataaataaataaataaataaataaataaataaataaataaaaataataataataataataataataataataataataataataataataataataataataataataataataataataatgggggagttgtgtttggtaagaaTCACTGACcggaccgcaatttaaccaaagacaaagtatttgttcaatttgcattcattaatttgtgtgtgtgtgtgtgtgtgtgtgtgtgtgtgtgtgtgtgtgtgtgtgtgtgtgtgtgtgtgtgtgtgtgtgagagagagagagagagagagagagagagagagagagagagagagagagagagagagagagagagagagagattatcactggtgtttattgtaagtgtttgttgcctttttggactcctttatcatttgtaatgtggctcccatttaaaacagttcggctcaagcacTCAACATTTCGGCTcaacatttttagggtcatgattgtttcgtGTTGACGTTTTGTttaaaccgaccatcgaaaataccctcgctattgaatgttctttttttttcattggttgttgcgttaaatcttacccagatagtgttattttctgattggctgataagtgtcaggcttgactaagaactccaggagaGTCGGTCCCATAGAGACAGccgtgcggacagatacatttttggCGCTGCGgcacattaaatatatgataaatagtcaaaagcgTGAGAAATAAGATGTGTGGTGGGaaagcgtgagaaaagacctaaatgtgtgactgtcactctcaatgcgtgacacttgacagccctgaaatCTGATTCACCTGCATGCCTATCATGACAATTGCATTATATTGCTGTTTAACTGGATAAACAACATAATATCCCCATTAGTTTAAAATTAGTTTCGGtttaaataatagtaaataaactT is part of the Tachysurus fulvidraco isolate hzauxx_2018 chromosome 12, HZAU_PFXX_2.0, whole genome shotgun sequence genome and encodes:
- the LOC113651084 gene encoding E3 ubiquitin-protein ligase TRIM39-like, giving the protein MAYSAYYTHDSKNLLYQASLLCSTCLEVFTDPVTTPCGHNFCKSCLTQFWNKCEICCCPSCKEEFTKRPEVKINTSLSEIIEHFKKKNTLSETDVLCDICNVNKQKALKSCLDCGMTFCMSHLEPHTHVEKLLKHKLINPLKNLADYICKKHQRPLEMFCKDDQMFLCEFCVEVGHRNHTVSNLEDETGQRKTQLENSRKEVQHMIRDRLEKIQEIKNRVELCRTITVTENKDGIEVFSALVDYIHTSQSVLCELTEKKQKLVENQAEELIKDLQQEITVLKRRASELEQILNNEDHLHLLKIYSSVHRPPSTKDWTDISLNTGLSVSSLWDALTNLLETLSQSLGDIDLRRIQLYAVDITLDPDTAHPNLFLSCDQKQVRYGDTAQNLPDNPQRFTYFYMVLGKQGFSSGRFYFEVQVNRKTMWTLGVVSESANRKVDLMMAPENGFWTMAGRNGNECYVFEGTKILISQGKTPQKVGVFVDYEEGLVSFHDVEARCHIFSFTGQLFTDKLYPFINPGLDDNGNNSAPLIISSVL